From a single Lolium rigidum isolate FL_2022 chromosome 7, APGP_CSIRO_Lrig_0.1, whole genome shotgun sequence genomic region:
- the LOC124679167 gene encoding uncharacterized protein LOC124679167: MAVGRVGGAVKVLCGAEEERVVGTRKAPGACPCCGGPVVATDVESERRILCLPLCLKNKRKYSCSRCLRRLVTLYS; this comes from the coding sequence ATGGCGGTGGGTCGGGTGGGCGGCGCGGTGAAGGTGCTGtgcggcgcggaggaggagcgggtgGTGGGCACGAGGAAGGCGCCGGGGGCGTGCCCGTGCTGCGGTGGTCCGGTGGTGGCCACCGACGTGGAGAGCGAGCGGCGCATCCTGTGCCTGCCGCTGTGCCTCAAGAACAAGCGCAAGTACTCCTGCTCCAGGTGCCTCCGCCGGCTCGTCACCCTCTACAGCTAG
- the LOC124674124 gene encoding glycosyltransferase BC10-like encodes MKAVPLPRPRASARRRVWVLAVAALVSVALVWAYHYPPQHYASPMRDWLPAQPDRELTDDERASRVVFRQILLTPTLPSRSSKIAFMFLTPGTLPFERLWEKFFEGHEGRYTIYVHASRERPEHVSPLFIGRDVHSDKVQWGTISMIDAERRLLANALQDIDNQHFVLLSDSCVPLHNFDYVYDYLMGTNLSFIDSFYDPGPHGNFRYSRNMLPEVREADFRKGSQWFSLKRQHALMTIADSLYYTKFKLYCKPGMEDGRNCYADEHYLPTLFNMMDPHGISNWSVTHVDWSEGKWHPKAYRAQDVSYELLKNITSIDMSHHVTSDSQRIETHNPCLWNGVKRPCYLFARKFYPESMNNLMNLFSNYTLF; translated from the exons ATGAAGGCCGTGCCGCTGCCCCGCCCGCGAGCGTCCGCGCGGCGGCGCGTGTGGGTGCTCGCCGTCGCGGCGCTCGTCTCCGTCGCGCTCGTCTGGGCCTACCACTACCCGCCGCAGCATTACGCGTCCCCCATGCGGGACTGGCTCCCCGCGCAGCCCGACAGGGAGTTGACCGACGACGAAAGGGCCTCGCGCGTCGTCTTCAGGCAGATCCTCCTCACGCCTACACTTCCGTCCAGGAGCTCCAAAATCGCCTTCATGTTCCTCACCCCCGGCACGCTGCCCTTCGAGAGACTATGGGAGAAATTCTTCGAG GGTCATGAGGGAAGATATACCATATATGTTCACGCCTCAAGGGAGAGGCCAGAACATGTCAGTCCCTTGTTTATTGGTCGAGATGTACACAGTGATAAG GTACAATGGGGTACGATCTCTATGATTGATGCCGAGAGGAGGTTATTGGCGAATGCTCTGCAAGACATTGACAACCAGCATTTTGTGCTGCTCTCTGACAG TTGCGTGCCTTTGCACAACTTTGACTACGTCTATGACTACCTGATGGGAACAAATCTCAGTTTTATTGACTC CTTCTATGATCCTGGGCCACATGGAAATTTTAGATATTCAAGAAATATGTTACCTGAGGTTAGAGAGGCTGACTTCAGGAAGGGTTCACAG TGGTTCTCACTCAAGCGCCAACATGCGTTGATGACAATTGCGGACAGTCTTTACTATACCAAGTTCAAGCTTTATTGTAAG CCAGGGATGGAAGATGGGCGTAATTGCTATGCAGATGAGCATTATTTGCCAACACTATTCAAT ATGATGGATCCACATGGAATCTCGAATTGGTCTGTGACTCATGTTGACTGGTCGGAAGGGAAGTGGCATCCAAAAGCTTATCGGGCGCAGGATGTCAGTTATGAGCTCCTCAAGAATATAACT TCAATTGACATGAGCCACCATGTCACAAGTGATAGCCAG AGAATTGAGACACATAACCCTTGCTTATGGAATGGAGTGAAGAGACCGTGCTACCTGTTTGCGAGAAAGTTCTACCCTGAATCCATGAACAATCTCATGAACCTGTTCTCGAATTACACCCTCTTCTGA
- the LOC124676186 gene encoding probable plastid-lipid-associated protein 8, chloroplastic, with translation MAASCVRISSSTPPLTALHRPRRRRVPSVRCSLAAAPGVRAPAELVDSILSKVKGTDRGVLLPKEGHEEVADVALQLAKYCIEEPVKSPLIFGEWEVVYCSVPTSPGGIYRTPLGRLVFKTNDMVQVVEAPDIVRNKLSLSVFGLDGAVSLKGKLNVLDSKWIQVIFEPAELKVGSLGFQYGGESEVKLEITYVDEKIRLGKGSRGSLFVFLRQ, from the exons ATGGCGGCCTCTTGCGTCCGCATCTCCTCCTCCACACCTCCACTGACCGCTCTCCACCGGCCACGCCGCCGGCGCGTCCCCTCCGTCCGatgctccctcgccgccgcccccggtgTCCGGGCACCGGCGGAGCTCGTGGACTCTATCCTCTCCAAG GTCAAGGGAACTGACAGGGGAGTGCTGCTGCCGAAAGAAGGCCATGAGGAGGTCGCGGATGTCGCGCTGCAGCTGGCGAAGTATTGCATCGAGGAGCCTGTCAAGTCCCCGCTTATATTTGGAG AGTGGGAGGTGGTGTACTGCTCGGTGCCGACATCACCCGGAGGGATTTACCGGACCCCCCTCGGCCGTCTGGTGTTCAAAACCAACGACATGGTTCAGGTGGTGGAAGCCCCTGACATAGTCCGGAACAAATTGTCCCTCTCCGTCTTTGGTCTCGATGGTGCGGTGTCTTTGAAAG GCAAGCTGAATGTATTGGACAGCAAGTGGATTCAGGTAATCTTTGAGCCCGCGGAACTGAAGGTAGGCTCCTTGGGGTTTCAATACGGTGGCGAGAGCGAAGTCAAGCTGGAAATCACCTATGTCGATGAGAAGATCAGGCTCGGAAAAGGATCTAGAGGCTCGCTTTTCGTCTTCCTGAGACAGTAA